The following are encoded together in the Acidobacteriota bacterium genome:
- a CDS encoding citrate (Si)-synthase, whose protein sequence is MPAITGTLKDRLSQVISSYRQEVRGLQEKFPDAVVSKVTLSQLMGGLRGVNSLLCDTSSVDPDRGLVIRGIPIADLTTKTAEEVFYLLLTGELPDADAVGALHMELRTRSRVPDYVWKVLEALPRDAHPMAMLTTAILAMERESEFRRRYDAGMKKSEYWEPMLEDSLTLIARLPEIAAGIYRMHTGKEGRIAPDLNLDWGADYARMLGLPDRKGEFARFIRLYMVVHCDHESGNVSAFTAATVSSALSDLYYSLSAGLSGLAGPLHGLANQECLSFVLDVEKKFGGVPTDADLRAHCAETLASGRVIPGYGHAVLRVTDPRFTAFLDFGKSSCPNDDVFRIVERLYEIVPKLLVEQGKAKDPWPNVDAGSGSLLHHFGLTEFDYYTVLFAVSRSLGIAAQAILNRALGTPIMRPKSVTSAALRRTLGAT, encoded by the coding sequence ATGCCTGCCATCACGGGAACGCTGAAGGACCGACTGAGCCAGGTCATCTCCTCGTACCGGCAGGAAGTCCGGGGGCTCCAGGAAAAATTTCCCGACGCGGTGGTCTCGAAGGTCACGCTCAGCCAGCTCATGGGCGGGCTCCGGGGGGTGAACAGCCTCCTGTGCGACACGTCGTCGGTCGACCCCGATCGCGGGCTCGTCATCCGCGGCATCCCGATCGCCGATCTCACCACGAAGACCGCCGAGGAGGTCTTCTACCTCCTTCTGACGGGCGAGCTTCCCGACGCCGACGCGGTCGGGGCGCTCCACATGGAGCTGCGCACGCGCAGCCGCGTTCCCGACTACGTGTGGAAGGTGCTCGAGGCGCTCCCGCGCGACGCCCACCCGATGGCGATGCTCACCACGGCGATCCTCGCCATGGAGCGCGAGTCCGAGTTTCGGCGCCGGTACGACGCGGGGATGAAGAAGAGCGAGTACTGGGAGCCGATGCTGGAGGACTCGCTCACGCTGATCGCCCGCCTTCCGGAGATCGCGGCCGGGATCTACCGGATGCACACGGGCAAGGAAGGGCGGATCGCGCCGGATCTCAATCTCGATTGGGGCGCCGACTACGCGCGCATGCTCGGGCTCCCGGATCGCAAGGGAGAGTTCGCCCGGTTCATCCGGCTCTACATGGTCGTGCACTGCGATCACGAGAGCGGCAACGTCTCGGCCTTCACCGCCGCGACCGTCAGCTCGGCCCTCTCCGATCTCTACTACTCCCTGAGCGCGGGGCTCAGCGGGCTCGCCGGCCCGCTGCACGGTCTCGCGAACCAGGAATGCCTCAGCTTCGTCCTCGACGTCGAGAAGAAGTTCGGCGGTGTCCCGACCGACGCCGACCTGCGCGCGCACTGCGCCGAGACGCTGGCGTCGGGGCGCGTCATCCCCGGCTACGGCCACGCAGTCCTGAGGGTGACCGACCCGCGCTTCACCGCCTTCCTCGATTTCGGAAAGAGCTCCTGCCCGAACGACGACGTCTTCCGCATCGTCGAGCGTCTCTACGAGATCGTGCCGAAGCTCCTCGTCGAGCAGGGGAAGGCGAAGGACCCATGGCCGAACGTCGATGCGGGATCCGGGTCGCTTCTCCACCACTTCGGCCTGACCGAGTTCGACTACTACACGGTCCTCTTCGCCGTCTCCCGGTCGCTCGGCATCGCCGCGCAGGCAATCCTGAACCGGGCGCTGGGGACGCCGATCATGAGGCCCAAGTCGGTCACGTCGGCCGCGCTCCGCAGGACGCTCGGCGCGACCTGA
- a CDS encoding ABC transporter permease gives MASLATTGGLFLENLAIALKALWANKLRSMLTILGILIGVAAVIAVVSIVQGFFFAVNNLFKDLGSGWVRVVSTRPPGEEGRKLGEIKLTRADAEALLDSGHEVQNVAPLMFGASTVKKGTREVSTNIAGTVAPYQDIVGFYAGKGRFFTDIDDSHRRKVCVVGSKVAEDLELPDDPTGSTVTIGGAEFMVIGMMEKRGELIGVALDDFVFVPYGAALNLFGQEREGNTILEIAIRSSDRLDLARAQIIDVLRRSHRLKPDQPDDFRLVSQEQLVGTINTISKYSTLVAGSVAGVALFVGGIGIMNIMLVSVTERTREIGVRKAVGARRANIMLQFLIEAVVLTIIGGALGVALGVGAGRLVTMLFPKIPQAHVPIWAIVSGLGVSALVGILFGVFPAARAAKLDPIESLRYE, from the coding sequence ATGGCCAGCCTCGCGACCACCGGCGGTCTGTTCCTCGAGAACCTCGCCATCGCCCTCAAGGCGCTGTGGGCGAACAAGCTCCGCTCGATGCTGACGATCCTCGGGATCCTGATCGGCGTCGCGGCGGTGATCGCCGTCGTCTCGATCGTCCAGGGGTTCTTCTTCGCCGTGAACAATCTCTTCAAGGACCTCGGCTCCGGCTGGGTCCGCGTCGTCTCCACCCGCCCCCCCGGAGAGGAGGGGCGCAAGCTCGGCGAGATCAAGCTCACACGCGCCGACGCCGAGGCTCTGCTCGACTCCGGGCACGAGGTGCAGAACGTGGCCCCGCTCATGTTCGGCGCCAGCACCGTGAAGAAGGGGACCCGCGAGGTGAGCACCAACATCGCCGGAACCGTCGCGCCGTACCAGGACATCGTCGGTTTCTACGCGGGGAAGGGGCGGTTCTTCACCGACATCGACGACTCGCACCGGCGCAAGGTGTGCGTCGTCGGGTCGAAGGTGGCCGAGGACCTCGAGCTCCCGGACGACCCGACCGGGTCCACCGTTACCATAGGCGGGGCCGAGTTCATGGTGATCGGCATGATGGAGAAGAGGGGAGAGCTCATCGGCGTCGCGCTCGACGACTTCGTCTTCGTCCCCTACGGCGCCGCGCTGAATCTCTTCGGCCAGGAGAGGGAGGGGAACACGATCCTCGAGATCGCGATCCGATCATCCGATCGCCTCGACCTGGCCCGCGCGCAGATCATCGACGTGCTGCGGCGGAGCCACCGGCTGAAACCCGACCAGCCGGATGACTTCCGCCTCGTGTCGCAGGAGCAGCTCGTGGGCACGATCAACACGATCTCGAAGTACTCGACGCTGGTGGCGGGAAGTGTCGCCGGCGTCGCCCTCTTCGTCGGCGGCATCGGCATCATGAACATCATGCTCGTCAGCGTGACGGAACGCACCCGGGAGATCGGCGTGCGCAAGGCGGTGGGGGCGCGGCGCGCGAACATCATGCTCCAGTTCCTGATCGAGGCGGTGGTGCTCACGATCATCGGTGGCGCACTCGGAGTGGCGCTGGGTGTGGGCGCCGGCCGTCTCGTCACGATGCTCTTCCCGAAGATTCCCCAGGCGCACGTTCCGATCTGGGCCATCGTGTCGGGGTTGGGCGTGTCGGCGCTCGTCGGGATACTCTTCGGGGTCTTCCCCGCGGCGCGGGCCGCGAAGCTCGATCCGATCGAATCCCTCAGATACGAGTGA
- a CDS encoding ABC transporter ATP-binding protein, producing the protein MIETKDLVKIYPMGGEQVHALNGVSFGIERGEYVAIMGPSGSGKSTLMNLIGCLDTPTTGSYFLNNREVSKMDDNELAAIRNIEIGFVFQTFNLLARTTALQNVELPLIYAGVTRAERHRRAEKALAMVNLTDRMGHRPNELSGGQRQRVAIARALVNEPSLLLADEPTGNLDSRTGEEIMTLFQTLNEAGNTIVLITHEDDIARCARRVVHLRDGNIVSDERQTASRRLAPPSPDAAGTSATA; encoded by the coding sequence CTGATTGAAACGAAAGACCTCGTGAAGATCTATCCGATGGGCGGCGAGCAGGTGCACGCCCTGAACGGCGTGAGCTTCGGCATCGAGCGCGGCGAGTACGTCGCGATCATGGGCCCGTCGGGGTCCGGCAAGTCGACGCTGATGAACCTCATCGGGTGCCTCGACACGCCGACGACGGGCTCGTACTTCCTCAACAACCGCGAGGTCAGCAAGATGGACGACAACGAGCTGGCCGCGATCCGCAACATCGAGATCGGCTTCGTCTTCCAGACCTTCAACCTGCTCGCCCGCACCACGGCGCTGCAGAACGTCGAGCTGCCTCTCATCTACGCCGGCGTGACGCGGGCCGAGCGCCATCGCCGCGCCGAGAAGGCGCTGGCGATGGTCAACCTCACCGACCGGATGGGCCACCGGCCGAACGAGCTCTCCGGAGGCCAGCGCCAGCGCGTCGCGATCGCGAGGGCTCTCGTCAACGAGCCGTCGCTCCTGCTGGCCGACGAGCCGACCGGAAACCTCGATTCGCGGACGGGTGAGGAGATCATGACCCTCTTCCAGACGCTCAACGAGGCGGGGAACACCATCGTCCTCATCACGCACGAGGACGACATCGCCCGCTGCGCGAGGCGCGTCGTTCACCTGCGCGACGGCAACATCGTCTCCGACGAGCGGCAGACCGCGTCGAGACGCCTCGCCCCCCCGTCACCCGACGCGGCGGGCACGTCGGCGACGGCCTAG
- a CDS encoding S9 family peptidase has product MIATRRDATEEILHGHVVRDPFRWLENGDAPEVREWVAAQNERTRTTLGAVLGRARIRERLGALLAVGSISVPVLRGGRLFYSRRDGSMNQPVVRLRDETTGEDRVLLDPNRLSTEGTTALDWSYISHDGLRVAYGTSESGSERSTLRVRDIETGADFPDVIPDTRACSVAWEPDGRGFYYTRYPAPGSVAAGDENYRRRVFHHRLGDDPSRDPAIFGEGRADDDWPNVEISRDGRWLIVEESQGWKKSEVYLRDLRGGGAFVPVIEGSDALYSVQPLNELLLIHTNEGASTYRVYTADPAGPGRSGWREVIPPSADVLQSVGAYGGRLVAHYLHGACSRLRVFTIDGRLEREIDLPALGTVFSMSGEWDHPVFHYGFTSFTVAPKVFRFDLRTGEVSLWESVASPIDEGAFEIEQVRYESRDGTPISMFVVHARGLRRDGSHPCLLTGYGGFNVSLTPAFDRDAFLWFERGGVMAIPNLRGGGEYGEAWHEAGMLGNKQNVFDDFIAAAEHLVARGYTRPERLAIQGGSNGGLLVGAALTQRPDLFRAAICAVPLLDMLRYHHFRIAKLWIHEYGSPDVSRQFEWLHAYSPYHRVRDGVAYPAVLLMTAESDTRVDPMHARKMAARLQEATRAVGRPVLLRIESRAGHGAGKPLAKQLDEQTDIYSFLFDQLDMAG; this is encoded by the coding sequence ATGATCGCCACACGAAGGGACGCGACCGAGGAGATCCTTCACGGCCACGTCGTGCGGGATCCCTTCCGGTGGCTCGAGAACGGCGATGCTCCCGAAGTCAGGGAGTGGGTCGCTGCCCAGAACGAGAGGACGCGCACGACGCTGGGTGCGGTCCTGGGCCGCGCCCGGATTCGGGAGCGTCTCGGCGCCCTCCTGGCGGTCGGCTCCATCTCGGTCCCGGTGCTTCGCGGGGGGCGGCTCTTCTACTCGCGCCGCGACGGCTCGATGAACCAGCCCGTCGTTCGCCTCCGCGACGAGACGACGGGCGAGGACCGGGTCCTCCTCGACCCCAACCGGCTCTCCACGGAAGGGACCACGGCGCTCGACTGGTCCTACATCTCCCACGACGGGCTCCGCGTCGCGTACGGGACCTCCGAGAGCGGCAGCGAGCGCAGCACGCTGAGGGTTCGCGACATCGAGACCGGCGCCGACTTCCCCGACGTCATCCCCGACACCCGCGCCTGCTCCGTCGCGTGGGAGCCGGACGGGAGAGGGTTCTACTACACGCGCTATCCCGCGCCCGGGAGCGTCGCGGCCGGGGACGAGAATTACCGTCGCCGCGTCTTCCACCATCGCCTCGGGGACGATCCGTCGCGCGATCCGGCGATCTTCGGCGAGGGGCGGGCCGATGACGACTGGCCGAACGTCGAGATCTCTCGCGACGGACGATGGCTGATCGTCGAGGAGTCGCAGGGGTGGAAGAAGTCCGAGGTCTATCTCCGCGATCTTCGCGGAGGGGGCGCGTTCGTCCCCGTGATCGAGGGGTCGGACGCCCTCTACTCGGTCCAGCCGCTGAACGAGCTTCTGCTCATCCACACGAACGAGGGGGCCTCGACCTACCGCGTCTACACCGCGGACCCGGCCGGGCCGGGGCGATCGGGCTGGCGCGAGGTCATCCCCCCCTCCGCGGACGTCCTGCAGTCGGTGGGGGCGTACGGCGGCCGCCTCGTCGCCCACTATCTCCACGGCGCCTGCTCGCGCCTGCGGGTCTTCACGATCGACGGGCGCCTCGAGCGGGAGATCGATCTGCCCGCGCTCGGAACCGTCTTCTCGATGTCCGGCGAGTGGGATCACCCGGTCTTCCACTACGGGTTCACGTCGTTCACCGTCGCGCCGAAGGTCTTCCGATTCGATCTTCGCACGGGCGAGGTCTCGCTGTGGGAGAGCGTCGCATCGCCGATCGACGAGGGCGCCTTCGAGATCGAGCAGGTGCGCTACGAGAGCCGGGACGGGACGCCGATCTCGATGTTCGTCGTGCACGCCCGCGGCCTCCGCCGCGACGGCAGCCACCCGTGCCTCCTCACGGGCTACGGGGGGTTCAACGTGTCGTTGACCCCCGCGTTCGACCGCGACGCCTTCCTCTGGTTCGAGCGCGGCGGCGTGATGGCGATCCCGAACCTCCGCGGCGGCGGGGAGTACGGCGAGGCGTGGCACGAGGCGGGGATGCTCGGCAACAAGCAGAATGTGTTCGACGATTTCATCGCCGCCGCCGAGCACCTCGTCGCCCGCGGGTACACTCGCCCGGAGCGGCTCGCGATCCAGGGGGGCAGCAACGGCGGGCTGCTCGTCGGCGCCGCGCTGACGCAGCGCCCCGACCTCTTCCGGGCGGCCATCTGCGCCGTGCCTCTCCTCGACATGCTCCGCTACCACCACTTCCGGATCGCGAAGCTCTGGATCCACGAGTACGGATCCCCGGACGTTTCGCGGCAGTTCGAGTGGCTCCACGCCTACTCGCCCTACCACAGGGTGCGTGACGGAGTCGCGTACCCCGCGGTGCTGCTCATGACGGCCGAGTCGGACACGCGCGTCGATCCGATGCACGCCCGCAAGATGGCCGCGCGCCTCCAGGAGGCGACACGAGCCGTCGGACGACCCGTCCTCCTGAGGATCGAGTCCCGGGCGGGCCACGGCGCCGGGAAGCCTCTCGCCAAGCAGCTCGACGAGCAGACCGACATCTACTCGTTCCTGTTCGACCAGCTCGACATGGCGGGGTAG
- a CDS encoding efflux RND transporter periplasmic adaptor subunit: MKKILLAAAVLAVLGTILGVSLKQTSKGRGVKVYMEDAAKQARLLATVSASGEVKPRVEVNISSQVPGQIVELTVQEGDVAKAGQVLVQLDPQRYRSELQRLEALLQMYRINVEREEVSLRTAEVTLRRQDALHSEKIVSDDLLDQARLNVDSGAIGLRSLGEQVRQAEADLGRARDDLSKTTLRAPISGLVSQLNAKVGEQVIIGTMNNPGTVILTLSDMTEVLAEVRVDETEVTDVKAGQAAKIRVDAVEAKEYDGVVESISNAAVREASVSRFPVKVRFRAPDALLRPGMSAHAQIEVEEKKDVLAIPLQAMVRRSLKDFLDDGSGSKRTAGASGAAGAGGAKGGGPTAAGGEFEGKDPEREQVAVLVVEKGGRAKMVRVRTGISDAFRVEILDGVAPGDHVVLGPYRVLRSVKNGDYVRRVEKSEAGEDQDSGRE, from the coding sequence ATGAAGAAAATCCTCCTGGCCGCCGCCGTCCTGGCGGTGCTCGGCACGATCCTCGGGGTCTCGCTCAAGCAGACGTCGAAGGGGCGGGGGGTCAAGGTGTACATGGAGGACGCCGCGAAGCAGGCGAGGCTCCTCGCGACCGTCTCCGCCTCGGGAGAGGTGAAGCCCCGCGTCGAGGTGAACATCTCGTCGCAGGTCCCCGGCCAGATCGTCGAGCTGACGGTGCAGGAGGGGGACGTCGCGAAGGCGGGGCAGGTCCTCGTCCAGCTCGACCCGCAGCGCTACCGCTCCGAGCTCCAGCGCCTCGAGGCTCTCCTCCAGATGTATCGCATCAACGTCGAGAGGGAGGAGGTCTCGCTCCGGACCGCGGAGGTGACGCTGAGGCGGCAGGACGCCCTGCACTCCGAGAAGATCGTCTCGGACGATCTCCTCGATCAGGCGCGCCTCAACGTGGATTCGGGCGCCATCGGCCTCAGGTCGCTCGGCGAGCAGGTGCGGCAGGCCGAGGCCGACCTCGGGCGCGCGCGGGACGATCTCTCGAAGACGACGCTGCGCGCCCCGATATCCGGGCTGGTCTCGCAGCTCAACGCGAAGGTCGGCGAGCAGGTGATCATCGGCACGATGAACAACCCCGGGACCGTCATCCTCACCCTGTCCGACATGACCGAGGTGCTGGCCGAGGTCCGCGTCGACGAGACGGAGGTGACCGACGTGAAGGCGGGACAGGCGGCGAAGATCCGCGTGGACGCGGTCGAGGCGAAGGAGTACGACGGCGTCGTCGAGTCGATCAGCAACGCCGCGGTCCGCGAGGCGTCGGTCTCCCGCTTCCCCGTGAAGGTGCGCTTCCGCGCCCCCGATGCGCTGCTGAGGCCCGGGATGTCGGCGCACGCGCAGATCGAGGTCGAGGAGAAGAAGGACGTCCTCGCGATTCCTCTGCAGGCGATGGTGAGGCGATCGCTGAAGGATTTCCTAGACGACGGCAGCGGTTCGAAGAGGACCGCAGGGGCTTCCGGAGCCGCGGGCGCGGGGGGCGCGAAGGGGGGCGGCCCCACGGCGGCCGGCGGGGAGTTCGAGGGGAAGGATCCCGAGAGGGAGCAGGTCGCGGTCCTCGTCGTCGAGAAGGGCGGCCGGGCGAAGATGGTCAGGGTCCGGACCGGAATCAGCGACGCGTTCCGCGTCGAGATCCTGGACGGCGTCGCGCCGGGGGACCACGTGGTTCTGGGCCCGTACCGCGTCCTGAGATCGGTCAAGAACGGCGACTATGTCCGCCGGGTCGAGAAGTCCGAGGCGGGTGAGGACCAGGATTCGGGCCGGGAGTGA